Proteins encoded in a region of the Candidatus Hydrogenedentota bacterium genome:
- the carB gene encoding carbamoyl-phosphate synthase large subunit has protein sequence MPKRTDLHKILLIGSGPIVIGQACEFDYSGTQACKALREEGYEVVLVNSNPATIMTDPETADRTYIEPLTAAMLEQIIARERPDALLPTVGGQTGLNLSVELAETGILEKYDCELIGARLGAIKKAEDRGLFREAMLRIGLEVPRSRVVHSLAEAREFGAELNYNAIVRPAFTLGGMGAGVSYNRDEYDGVVEWGLSCSPINEVLIEESVIGWKEYELEVMRDMNDNVVIICSIENFDPMGIHTGDSITVAPAQTLTDKEYQVMRDAAIAIIREIGVDTGGSNIQFAVHPGNGRMVVIEMNPRVSRSSALASKATGFPIAKIAAKLAVGYFLNEIPNDITRETPASFEPTIDYCVTKIPRWAFEKFRGADSNLTVQMKSVGETMSIGRTFKESLQKGIRGLEIGRFGLGADGRDKPLTGNPCSPEEKEALLREIRTPRPERLVRLAQAFRAGASVEELFEATKIDPWFLENMRQIVEEEEALRTANPDDSGVLRKAKQCGFSDRQLGFLWNMDPIEVRALRTKHGVVPTYRLVDTCASEFEAYTPYYYSTYGDEDEVRPAAKDKIMILGGGPNRIGQGIEFDYCCVHAVFALKEDGYETIMVNSNPETVSTDYDTADRLYFEPVTFEDVLNIVEREKPKGVIVQFGGQTPLNLAVALEKAGVPIIGTSPDSIARAEDRKRFREVVEKLNLLQPANDTATSLAEARVIAERIGYPVVVRPSFVLGGRAMEIVYDRESLDRYMTMAVDASPEHPILIDKFLEAAIEIDVDALGDGTDVIVAGVMQHIEEAGIHSGDSACILPPYDLPAFVIERIKDQTRALAHELGVVGLMNVQYAVRDDDIYILEVNPRASRTVPFVSKATGLPLAKIAARVMAGKTLRELGVTADPVPNYVSAKEVVLPFIKFPGVDILLGPEMRSTGEVMGIDRNMGLAFAKSQIAAGNSMPQSGAVFLSLNRLDRAKMGTIGQDLADLGFKLLATKATAAALREQGIEVETVHKVGEGRPHIVDRMINGEVDWIINTPLGSESSADSKAIRRTAIERGLPIMTTLAAARAGIQALRAMRESEMCVLSLHEYHASLTM, from the coding sequence ATGCCCAAACGAACGGATCTGCACAAAATCCTGCTGATTGGTTCCGGCCCCATCGTCATTGGCCAGGCCTGCGAATTCGATTATTCCGGCACGCAAGCCTGCAAGGCTCTGCGCGAAGAGGGATACGAGGTTGTCCTGGTCAACAGCAATCCCGCGACAATCATGACCGATCCGGAAACGGCGGACCGGACCTACATCGAGCCGTTGACCGCCGCCATGCTCGAACAGATAATCGCGCGGGAACGGCCCGATGCCCTATTGCCGACCGTGGGCGGGCAAACGGGGCTGAATCTTTCGGTCGAACTGGCCGAGACGGGCATTCTGGAAAAATACGACTGCGAACTCATCGGCGCGCGTCTGGGCGCAATCAAGAAGGCCGAGGATCGCGGCCTGTTTCGCGAGGCCATGTTGCGCATCGGGCTCGAAGTGCCCCGTAGCCGGGTCGTCCATTCGCTCGCGGAAGCCCGCGAATTCGGCGCCGAACTCAATTACAACGCGATCGTTCGTCCGGCCTTCACGCTGGGCGGGATGGGCGCGGGCGTGTCCTACAACCGCGATGAATACGATGGCGTGGTCGAATGGGGGCTTTCGTGCAGCCCCATCAACGAGGTGCTGATAGAGGAATCGGTCATCGGATGGAAGGAATACGAACTCGAGGTGATGCGCGACATGAACGACAACGTCGTGATCATCTGCTCGATCGAAAATTTCGATCCCATGGGGATTCATACCGGTGACAGCATCACGGTTGCGCCGGCTCAGACGCTGACCGACAAGGAATACCAGGTCATGCGCGATGCGGCCATCGCGATTATCCGCGAAATCGGCGTGGATACCGGCGGGTCGAACATCCAGTTTGCCGTGCATCCGGGCAACGGGCGGATGGTTGTCATTGAAATGAATCCCCGCGTGTCGCGCAGTTCCGCGCTCGCTTCGAAAGCCACGGGATTTCCCATCGCCAAGATTGCGGCCAAACTGGCCGTGGGTTACTTCCTCAATGAAATTCCGAACGATATCACGCGCGAAACGCCGGCCTCGTTCGAGCCGACCATTGACTATTGCGTGACGAAGATCCCGCGCTGGGCCTTTGAAAAGTTCCGCGGCGCCGACTCGAACCTGACGGTCCAGATGAAAAGTGTCGGCGAAACGATGAGCATCGGCCGGACCTTCAAGGAATCGCTCCAAAAGGGCATCCGCGGCCTCGAAATCGGGCGTTTCGGCCTTGGCGCCGATGGCCGGGACAAGCCGCTGACCGGAAATCCCTGCTCGCCGGAGGAAAAGGAAGCCCTGTTGCGCGAGATCCGCACGCCGCGCCCCGAACGCCTGGTCCGGTTGGCGCAGGCGTTCCGCGCGGGGGCCAGCGTCGAGGAATTGTTCGAGGCGACGAAGATTGACCCGTGGTTCCTTGAAAACATGCGGCAGATTGTCGAAGAAGAAGAGGCGCTGCGCACGGCGAATCCCGACGATTCCGGCGTGCTGCGCAAGGCCAAACAATGCGGCTTTTCGGACCGTCAACTGGGTTTCCTGTGGAACATGGATCCGATCGAAGTCCGGGCGCTGCGCACGAAACATGGCGTCGTCCCGACCTATCGCCTCGTGGATACCTGCGCGTCGGAATTCGAGGCCTATACACCCTATTACTACTCGACCTACGGCGACGAGGACGAGGTGCGGCCGGCCGCGAAGGACAAGATAATGATTCTGGGCGGCGGCCCGAACCGCATCGGGCAGGGCATCGAATTCGACTACTGTTGCGTGCACGCCGTCTTTGCGCTCAAGGAAGACGGATACGAGACCATCATGGTCAACAGCAATCCGGAAACGGTCTCGACCGATTACGACACCGCGGACCGGCTCTATTTCGAGCCGGTCACGTTCGAGGACGTCCTGAACATCGTCGAACGCGAAAAACCCAAGGGGGTCATCGTGCAATTCGGCGGCCAGACGCCCCTCAATCTCGCCGTCGCGCTTGAAAAGGCCGGCGTGCCGATTATCGGAACATCGCCGGACAGCATCGCGCGCGCCGAAGATCGCAAGCGTTTTCGTGAGGTGGTCGAAAAACTCAACCTGCTTCAGCCCGCGAACGACACGGCGACGTCGCTCGCGGAAGCCCGTGTCATCGCGGAGCGGATCGGCTATCCCGTGGTCGTGCGGCCGTCGTTCGTGCTCGGCGGGCGCGCCATGGAAATCGTCTACGACCGGGAATCGCTCGACCGTTACATGACGATGGCCGTGGATGCGTCGCCCGAACATCCCATCCTGATTGACAAATTCCTTGAGGCGGCCATTGAAATTGACGTGGACGCCCTCGGCGACGGAACCGATGTGATCGTAGCGGGCGTCATGCAGCATATCGAGGAAGCCGGCATCCACTCCGGCGACAGTGCGTGCATTCTGCCGCCCTACGATTTGCCGGCATTCGTCATTGAACGCATCAAGGACCAGACGCGCGCACTGGCGCACGAACTGGGCGTCGTCGGTCTCATGAACGTGCAATATGCCGTGCGCGACGACGATATCTACATTCTCGAAGTGAATCCGCGCGCTTCGCGGACCGTGCCGTTCGTGAGCAAGGCGACGGGATTGCCGCTGGCGAAAATCGCCGCGCGCGTCATGGCCGGCAAGACCCTTCGCGAACTCGGCGTGACCGCGGATCCCGTGCCCAATTATGTCTCGGCCAAGGAAGTTGTTCTGCCGTTCATCAAATTCCCCGGGGTGGACATTCTGCTCGGACCCGAAATGCGCAGCACGGGCGAGGTCATGGGCATTGACCGCAACATGGGCCTTGCCTTTGCGAAGAGCCAGATCGCCGCGGGCAATTCCATGCCGCAATCCGGCGCCGTCTTTTTGAGTCTCAACCGCCTCGACCGCGCCAAAATGGGGACCATCGGCCAAGACCTTGCGGATCTGGGTTTCAAACTCCTGGCCACCAAGGCCACGGCCGCCGCCTTGCGCGAGCAGGGCATCGAAGTCGAAACGGTCCACAAGGTCGGCGAGGGCCGGCCCCATATCGTGGACCGCATGATCAACGGCGAGGTGGACTGGATTATCAACACGCCGCTCGGAAGCGAGTCCAGCGCGGACAGCAAGGCCATCCGGCGCACCGCCATCGAGCGGGGACTGCCGATCATGACCACCCTCGCCGCCGCCCGCGCCGGTATCCAAGCCCTGCGCGCCATGCGCGAATCCGAAATGTGCGTTCTATCCCTGCATGAATACCATGCCTCCCTTACGATGTAA
- the grpE gene encoding nucleotide exchange factor GrpE, with protein sequence MKKDALKKTELEKKLEAEAAQEKTGTQPEPPPPPEVDVAALLAERDALRAECDAQKDQFLRTRADFDNYRKRMLREMDQIRIMAAERLVQDLLPVLDNLERAVEHAQAEPAGLIEGVEMVAKQFRDALGRHGVEPIAAAGQPFDPACHEAVACLETADCPPDHVAREMLKGYRMGGSVIRPAKVVVGKAPAEEPPAETNESETSTE encoded by the coding sequence ATGAAGAAAGACGCCTTGAAAAAAACCGAATTGGAGAAAAAACTCGAAGCGGAGGCGGCCCAGGAGAAAACCGGGACGCAACCGGAACCGCCGCCGCCGCCGGAAGTGGATGTGGCGGCGCTGCTGGCCGAACGGGACGCCTTGCGGGCCGAATGCGATGCGCAGAAGGATCAGTTTCTACGGACGCGGGCGGATTTCGACAACTATCGCAAACGAATGTTGCGCGAAATGGATCAAATCCGGATCATGGCCGCGGAACGGCTCGTGCAGGATCTGTTGCCGGTGCTGGACAATCTGGAACGGGCGGTTGAACATGCCCAAGCGGAACCGGCCGGTCTAATCGAAGGGGTTGAAATGGTGGCAAAACAATTCCGCGATGCGTTGGGCCGCCATGGTGTAGAGCCGATTGCCGCGGCGGGCCAGCCGTTCGATCCGGCCTGCCACGAGGCGGTGGCCTGCCTTGAGACGGCCGATTGTCCGCCTGATCATGTGGCACGGGAAATGCTAAAGGGATATCGAATGGGCGGCTCGGTGATACGGCCCGCCAAGGTCGTTGTGGGCAAAGCGCCCGCCGAGGAACCGCCTGCGGAAACAAACGAATCGGAAACCAGTACAGAATAG
- a CDS encoding type IV pilus twitching motility protein PilT, with amino-acid sequence MDIKALLDAVVKEKASDLIVTAGAPPMLRIHGELRPAPRWEALTAEQARALIYGLLSAEQRKFFEERKELDFSMTPGRKQRFRVNVYLQRQTVAAALRPIPETVPSFKELGLPGDVAALALMKQGLILVTGPTGHGKTTTLASIVDFINASRACHIITIEDPVEYVHSHKKSIVDQREIGGDTLTFPNALKYVLRQSPDVIMIGEMRDLETIQAALRAAETGHLVFATLHTNDAVQTVDRIVDVFPGEQQQQIRVQLSMTLLAVLSQRLLPREDGKGRVLAYELMKNNTAVSNLIREGKTHQVYSIIETATRDGMLTLDKCIKNLYMEGAITHDDAVAHLRNPKTIDAA; translated from the coding sequence ATGGATATCAAAGCGCTGCTCGATGCGGTTGTAAAGGAAAAGGCGTCCGATCTGATCGTCACGGCGGGTGCGCCGCCCATGCTGCGGATTCACGGCGAACTGCGGCCCGCGCCGCGCTGGGAGGCCCTGACGGCGGAGCAGGCGCGCGCACTGATTTACGGCCTGCTCTCGGCCGAACAGCGAAAATTCTTCGAGGAACGGAAGGAACTCGATTTTTCGATGACGCCGGGGCGCAAACAGCGGTTTCGCGTCAACGTCTACCTGCAACGGCAGACGGTTGCGGCGGCGTTGCGGCCGATTCCCGAAACGGTGCCGTCGTTCAAGGAACTCGGCCTGCCCGGGGATGTCGCGGCGCTGGCTCTGATGAAACAGGGCCTGATCCTCGTGACCGGCCCGACGGGCCACGGCAAGACGACCACGCTGGCGTCCATCGTGGATTTCATCAACGCATCGCGCGCATGCCATATCATCACCATCGAGGATCCCGTGGAATATGTCCATTCGCACAAGAAAAGCATCGTGGATCAGCGTGAAATCGGCGGCGACACGCTGACGTTTCCCAACGCGCTCAAATACGTGCTGCGGCAGAGTCCCGACGTCATCATGATCGGCGAGATGCGCGACCTTGAGACGATCCAGGCCGCGCTGCGCGCCGCCGAGACCGGCCATCTCGTGTTCGCGACGCTGCACACGAACGACGCGGTGCAGACCGTGGACCGCATCGTGGACGTGTTTCCCGGCGAACAGCAGCAGCAGATCCGGGTCCAATTGTCCATGACGCTGCTCGCGGTGCTGTCGCAGCGGCTGTTGCCGCGCGAGGACGGCAAGGGCCGCGTGCTGGCCTACGAACTGATGAAAAACAACACTGCGGTGTCGAACCTGATCCGCGAGGGGAAAACGCACCAGGTGTACAGCATCATCGAAACCGCGACACGCGACGGCATGTTGACGCTCGACAAGTGCATCAAGAACCTTTATATGGAAGGCGCGATCACGCACGACGACGCCGTCGCCCACCTGCGCAATCCAAAGACGATCGACGCGGCGTAA
- a CDS encoding ATP-dependent RecD-like DNA helicase, protein MDLFDPAHTDSDPETIEGVVERIVYENAESGFVVGRLRAAGHPELVPFTGHAMALTPGATVRLSGRWNENPKYGKEFRADNYDIVAPTSLEAVEKYLGSGLIKGIGAQYAKRLVKAFGLDTLRVIEEEPERLKGVSGIGLRRAKQISQAWRAQQGARAVMLFLQEHGIAGAQAARIQKQYGDTAASVLRENPYRLADEVAGIGFKKADAIAVRLGMAPTAPQRLEAGLVYALEQATANGHVFLPENDLIAQASGLLGAEAGLVGKSLVALVAKQAVVREHDAIYLRPMHRAETECDACLKRLLHTPAKPVQIDAEKACAWIERTGAIQLSEGQREAIHTAAAAKVMVVTGGPGTGKTTLIRSLWTIFGKKELRVLLAAPTGRAAKRMETASGAPARTLHRLLEFSPKEGHFMRDENNPLAADVVIVDESSMVDLPLMQHLLKAIPPYARLILVGDVDQLPSVGPGTVLMDIISSGVVPVIWLKTVFRQAAQSGIVANAHRINNGQYPEFNATDFFFVERKDPEKAAETVVELVCGRMPRKFGLDPLRDIQVLAPMHRGAAGVERLNEALQAALNPSGAAIPRKPFRKGDKVIQLRNNYELDVYNGDVGVITVVDVEAAELEVRFDDRTVIYPFLETDDLAPAYAMTVHKSQGSEYPAIVLVLLAQHYLLLQRNMLYTAVTRGKKLVIVVGDSKAVGMAIRNTQVAARHSRLVERLRNAR, encoded by the coding sequence ATGGATCTATTCGACCCCGCCCACACCGACAGCGACCCTGAAACCATCGAGGGCGTCGTCGAGCGGATTGTCTACGAAAACGCCGAGTCGGGTTTCGTCGTGGGCCGCTTGCGCGCGGCGGGCCATCCGGAACTGGTTCCGTTCACCGGGCACGCCATGGCGTTGACGCCCGGCGCGACAGTGCGCCTGTCCGGCCGCTGGAACGAGAATCCCAAGTACGGGAAGGAATTTCGCGCCGACAACTATGACATTGTCGCGCCGACGAGCCTTGAAGCCGTGGAAAAATACCTCGGTTCCGGCCTGATCAAAGGGATCGGGGCGCAGTATGCGAAGCGGCTGGTGAAGGCCTTTGGGCTCGACACGCTGCGCGTAATCGAGGAAGAACCGGAACGGTTGAAGGGGGTTTCCGGCATTGGACTCAGGCGCGCGAAACAAATCAGCCAGGCTTGGCGCGCGCAGCAGGGCGCGCGGGCCGTCATGCTGTTCCTGCAGGAACACGGGATTGCCGGCGCGCAGGCCGCGCGCATCCAGAAGCAGTATGGCGACACGGCCGCGTCGGTGTTGCGCGAAAATCCCTACCGGCTTGCGGACGAAGTCGCGGGAATCGGATTCAAGAAGGCCGACGCAATCGCTGTGCGGCTTGGCATGGCGCCGACGGCGCCGCAGCGGCTCGAGGCCGGCCTCGTGTATGCGCTCGAACAGGCCACGGCCAACGGCCATGTTTTTTTGCCGGAAAACGATCTGATCGCTCAGGCGTCGGGATTGCTGGGCGCCGAGGCCGGATTGGTGGGTAAATCGCTGGTGGCGCTGGTGGCGAAGCAGGCGGTGGTCCGCGAACATGATGCCATTTATCTGCGGCCGATGCACCGTGCCGAAACCGAATGCGACGCCTGCCTGAAGCGGTTGCTGCACACGCCGGCAAAACCCGTGCAAATAGACGCCGAAAAGGCCTGCGCGTGGATCGAGCGGACCGGAGCCATTCAACTGTCCGAAGGCCAGCGCGAGGCGATTCACACCGCGGCCGCCGCGAAGGTCATGGTCGTTACCGGCGGACCAGGCACGGGCAAGACCACGTTGATTCGCAGCCTCTGGACGATTTTCGGGAAAAAAGAGTTGCGCGTGCTCCTCGCCGCCCCGACGGGCCGCGCCGCGAAACGCATGGAAACCGCGTCCGGCGCGCCCGCCCGCACCTTACACCGGCTGCTCGAATTCAGTCCGAAGGAAGGGCATTTCATGCGCGACGAGAACAATCCGCTTGCTGCGGACGTCGTGATCGTGGACGAGAGTTCGATGGTGGATCTGCCGCTGATGCAGCATTTGCTGAAGGCGATCCCCCCGTATGCACGGCTCATTCTGGTCGGCGACGTGGATCAGTTGCCGAGCGTCGGGCCGGGCACGGTGCTCATGGACATCATATCGAGCGGGGTCGTGCCGGTCATTTGGCTCAAGACCGTGTTCCGCCAGGCCGCGCAGAGCGGGATCGTCGCGAATGCGCACCGCATCAACAACGGCCAGTACCCCGAATTCAACGCGACCGACTTTTTCTTTGTCGAGCGCAAGGATCCGGAAAAGGCTGCCGAAACGGTTGTCGAACTGGTTTGCGGGCGGATGCCGCGCAAGTTTGGGCTTGATCCGCTGCGCGACATCCAGGTGCTGGCGCCGATGCACCGCGGCGCGGCGGGCGTCGAACGCCTGAACGAGGCATTGCAGGCCGCGCTGAATCCGTCGGGCGCGGCCATCCCGCGCAAGCCGTTCCGAAAAGGCGATAAGGTGATCCAGTTGCGGAACAATTACGAACTGGACGTGTACAATGGCGACGTGGGCGTCATCACGGTCGTTGACGTCGAGGCGGCGGAACTTGAAGTGCGTTTCGACGACCGGACGGTCATCTATCCCTTCCTGGAGACGGACGACCTCGCCCCGGCCTATGCGATGACGGTCCACAAGTCGCAGGGCAGCGAATATCCCGCCATCGTGCTTGTCCTGCTTGCGCAGCATTATTTGCTGCTTCAGCGCAACATGCTTTACACCGCCGTCACACGGGGGAAAAAACTGGTCATCGTCGTTGGCGATTCGAAAGCCGTCGGCATGGCGATCCGCAACACCCAGGTCGCCGCGCGCCATTCCCGTCTGGTCGAACGCCTCCGTAACGCCCGGTAA
- the greA gene encoding transcription elongation factor GreA, with amino-acid sequence MDKVYVTREGLEKLKAELAECNARRMKVAEAIELARSYGDLSENADYHAAKEEQAMLHARIRDMEDKLTRAVVIEDKDIDATKAYLGSTVRVLNKKTNKEMVYSLVSPLEMDLAHGRLSVQSPVGKALLGLSVGDTAVAKVPAGDMVLEILEITRQTN; translated from the coding sequence ATGGACAAAGTGTATGTGACCCGGGAAGGGCTGGAAAAACTCAAGGCGGAACTGGCCGAATGCAACGCGCGGCGCATGAAAGTGGCGGAGGCCATCGAACTGGCGCGCAGCTACGGTGATCTCAGCGAAAACGCCGATTACCATGCGGCGAAAGAAGAGCAGGCCATGCTCCACGCACGCATTCGCGACATGGAAGACAAGTTGACGCGCGCCGTGGTGATTGAAGACAAGGATATTGACGCCACAAAAGCGTATCTGGGATCCACGGTCCGGGTGCTCAACAAAAAAACCAACAAGGAAATGGTGTATTCGCTGGTGAGTCCGTTGGAAATGGATTTGGCGCATGGCCGGCTTTCCGTTCAGTCGCCGGTGGGCAAAGCCCTGCTGGGCCTGTCGGTGGGCGATACGGCGGTGGCGAAAGTGCCCGCGGGCGATATGGTCCTGGAAATATTGGAGATTACGCGGCAAACCAATTGA
- the hrcA gene encoding heat-inducible transcriptional repressor HrcA, with the protein MDQNTKLNEREELILRAVVQCYITTAEPVGSRVIVKRFGLDFSPATVRNVMADLEEAGYLQQLHTSSGRVPTDRGYRYYVDYLMGVQELTLAERARIEREMSSRLNDADEIMRQTSQLLALVSHQTGMVQAPDEDNARVQHIEVMPVSPTRAAVMVADSYGRVHTAILQWDDGSGPDEFVKLSRFLNEHMRGVSCDQMVARMHGIVRMVLDENRILAERALRILQLLPANRPAPLYLEGAAQLFEQPEFRDIDRAREVFGVLEERERLAALLRANVAKAGKGASVWIGSESQEPGLREISVVASPYHVGNEPAGVIGILGPRRMPYQRLTAVVDYTAAMLSRFLTRLAGV; encoded by the coding sequence ATGGATCAAAATACGAAACTGAATGAACGGGAAGAGTTGATACTCCGCGCGGTCGTCCAGTGTTACATCACGACAGCGGAACCGGTGGGTTCTCGCGTGATCGTAAAGCGGTTTGGATTGGATTTCAGCCCGGCCACGGTGCGCAATGTGATGGCCGATCTCGAAGAGGCTGGTTACTTGCAGCAGTTGCACACGAGTTCGGGCCGCGTGCCGACGGATCGCGGATACCGGTATTACGTGGATTATCTGATGGGCGTCCAGGAATTGACGCTGGCCGAGCGCGCGCGGATCGAGCGCGAGATGTCTTCCCGCCTGAACGACGCGGACGAGATCATGCGCCAGACCAGCCAGTTGTTGGCGCTGGTGTCCCATCAGACCGGCATGGTCCAGGCGCCGGACGAGGACAATGCCCGGGTGCAGCACATCGAAGTGATGCCGGTGTCGCCGACGCGCGCGGCGGTGATGGTGGCGGATAGTTACGGGCGTGTGCACACGGCCATACTTCAATGGGACGACGGATCGGGGCCGGATGAATTCGTAAAGTTGAGCCGTTTTTTGAATGAACATATGCGCGGGGTATCCTGCGACCAGATGGTAGCGCGGATGCATGGGATCGTACGGATGGTCTTGGATGAAAACCGGATCCTGGCGGAGCGTGCGCTGCGCATACTGCAACTGTTGCCGGCCAACCGGCCCGCGCCGTTGTATCTGGAAGGGGCCGCGCAATTGTTTGAGCAGCCGGAATTTCGCGACATTGACCGGGCACGCGAGGTGTTCGGCGTGCTCGAGGAACGTGAACGCCTGGCGGCCCTATTGCGGGCGAATGTGGCCAAAGCCGGGAAGGGCGCGTCGGTTTGGATAGGATCGGAAAGCCAAGAACCCGGCCTGCGTGAAATCAGTGTCGTGGCATCGCCTTACCATGTGGGCAATGAGCCGGCGGGCGTGATAGGCATATTGGGCCCCCGCCGGATGCCGTATCAGCGGTTGACGGCGGTGGTGGATTATACGGCCGCCATGTTGAGCCGGTTTCTGACCCGCCTGGCGGGCGTATAG
- a CDS encoding YihY/virulence factor BrkB family protein, whose amino-acid sequence MGDYRTRMAEALRRGRRFVMHDVWHIGRPGEEIPHGFIPKHIRMIVLLAKHLWEDDLLLRASALTFATILSIVPFLAIMFFIIQTFNVGEAIGDLLEPSLPSGVAAVPSESAERNRELWETLIALLFGGFEQPGNIAPDGRQLTNPVKMIMLYAERSSNPRTLTLAGIVFVLSAVFGLMMNVEASFNKIWNLPWSRSWYRILSDYLMILLLLPFMVSAVLSATAVLESAVITRRLGSFAVGLRGIQFVLSYVVLTLMYYFIPKTRVKFRYALFAGIVAGTIWCLMSWAYVRFQFGLPRYNIVYLTFAQIPILLMWVYFSWLTLLFGAVLAFAYQHEPTFAMERFMDTSSFAYKESLGIWAAIEVCRRFDAGLPGMSIEDCSRQWNVPSRMLNTTFDVLEKANIFVKSASNPPTYQPARSIDKITMADVMNCLRNAGDNPSALRQDPVLRDAMQTALRIGPERCSMADLVRRAGSDESAART is encoded by the coding sequence ATGGGCGACTATCGGACACGAATGGCGGAAGCCTTGCGCCGGGGCCGCCGGTTTGTCATGCACGACGTGTGGCATATCGGGCGGCCGGGCGAGGAGATTCCGCATGGTTTCATTCCCAAGCACATCCGCATGATCGTTCTGCTGGCCAAGCATCTTTGGGAGGACGATCTGCTTCTGCGCGCGTCCGCGCTGACGTTTGCGACGATCCTGTCCATCGTGCCGTTTCTCGCGATCATGTTTTTCATCATTCAGACCTTCAATGTCGGGGAGGCCATCGGGGATCTGCTCGAGCCCTCGTTGCCCTCCGGCGTCGCGGCCGTCCCATCGGAAAGCGCGGAGCGCAACCGCGAGTTGTGGGAGACCCTGATTGCGCTGCTGTTCGGGGGGTTCGAGCAGCCGGGGAACATTGCGCCGGACGGGCGGCAACTGACGAATCCGGTCAAGATGATCATGCTCTACGCGGAGCGAAGCTCGAATCCCCGGACGTTGACGCTGGCGGGGATCGTGTTCGTCCTGAGCGCCGTTTTCGGATTGATGATGAACGTCGAGGCGTCATTCAACAAGATCTGGAACCTGCCGTGGAGCCGGTCGTGGTACCGGATATTGAGCGACTACCTCATGATCCTGCTGCTGTTGCCGTTCATGGTGTCGGCGGTGCTCAGCGCCACGGCCGTGCTCGAAAGCGCCGTGATTACCCGAAGACTCGGCTCGTTTGCGGTCGGCCTTCGCGGCATCCAGTTCGTGTTGAGTTACGTCGTCCTCACGCTCATGTATTATTTCATTCCGAAGACCCGCGTGAAGTTCCGGTACGCCCTGTTCGCGGGCATCGTGGCCGGGACCATCTGGTGCCTGATGTCGTGGGCCTACGTGCGGTTCCAGTTCGGGCTGCCGCGCTACAATATCGTGTATTTGACCTTCGCGCAGATCCCCATATTGCTGATGTGGGTGTATTTCAGTTGGCTGACGCTGCTGTTCGGGGCGGTGCTGGCCTTCGCCTATCAGCATGAGCCGACCTTTGCGATGGAACGCTTTATGGACACGTCGAGTTTTGCCTACAAAGAAAGCCTGGGAATCTGGGCGGCCATCGAGGTGTGCCGCCGCTTCGACGCGGGACTGCCGGGCATGTCCATCGAGGATTGCTCGCGCCAGTGGAACGTGCCGTCGCGCATGTTGAACACGACGTTCGATGTGCTCGAAAAGGCGAACATTTTTGTGAAGTCCGCGTCGAACCCGCCCACGTATCAGCCCGCGCGATCCATTGACAAAATCACGATGGCGGACGTGATGAATTGCCTGCGCAACGCCGGCGACAATCCCTCGGCCCTGCGGCAAGATCCGGTGTTGCGGGACGCAATGCAAACCGCTTTGCGGATCGGCCCGGAACGATGCAGTATGGCCGATTTGGTGAGGCGGGCCGGCAGCGACGAGTCCGCGGCGCGCACATAA
- a CDS encoding SDR family oxidoreductase, which produces MALQDTVALITGAGRGIGRGIALAFARQGCDIAAIARTAREIEETADAVRRLGRRARAIVCDVTSARGVSEAVRMAECELGPIDILVNNAGYGSFKPFIETDEASWRRTLDVNLTGPFLCIQAVLPGMMARRRGRIINISSVAGLKPIAEQAAYCASKHGLNGLTKVLAMELRPYGIGVHAICPGGVDTQLARENMPDRDKTNWLQPEDIAHVALFLATQSPRAATDEIVVRRFDSVPIGG; this is translated from the coding sequence ATGGCGTTACAGGACACGGTGGCGTTGATTACGGGCGCGGGACGCGGGATCGGGCGTGGCATCGCGTTGGCGTTTGCCCGACAAGGCTGCGACATTGCGGCGATTGCGCGGACGGCGCGCGAAATCGAGGAGACGGCCGATGCCGTGCGCCGGCTGGGCCGGCGCGCGCGGGCGATTGTGTGTGACGTGACGTCGGCCCGCGGCGTTTCCGAGGCTGTACGGATGGCCGAATGCGAGTTGGGCCCCATTGACATCCTCGTGAACAACGCGGGGTACGGATCGTTCAAGCCGTTTATAGAAACGGATGAGGCGTCGTGGCGGCGGACGCTCGACGTCAACCTGACGGGGCCGTTTTTGTGCATTCAGGCCGTCTTGCCCGGAATGATGGCGCGCAGGCGTGGCCGGATCATCAACATTTCGAGCGTGGCGGGACTCAAGCCCATCGCGGAACAGGCCGCGTATTGTGCATCCAAGCATGGATTGAACGGCCTGACGAAAGTTCTCGCGATGGAATTGCGCCCCTACGGAATAGGCGTGCATGCGATATGCCCCGGCGGCGTGGACACGCAGCTCGCCCGCGAAAACATGCCGGATCGCGACAAGACGAACTGGCTTCAGCCGGAGGACATCGCGCACGTGGCGTTGTTTCTCGCCACGCAGAGTCCGCGCGCCGCGACGGACGAGATCGTCGTGCGCCGTTTCGACAGCGTGCCCATCGGAGGCTGA